The nucleotide sequence TGATCGCCTTCTTCATACCGCCACCATCTCCGGTGCAACCAGGATCTTCATCGCCATGCCACGGGAGAGTGCATACCGGCATCCGGCGACGGAGACGATGATCGAGCCGCGATCTGCCGTGACAACCGTCACATTCGCCTCAGGGACGAGTCCGAGGTCATAGAGGCGCCGGCGAAGCCCTTCTCCGGCATTCACCATCGTGACGATGGCCTTCGTCCCCGGGGCGATGAGGGAGAGCGGGCATGACGCCATCTCACTCCACCTCCATCACAACGTCAATACAGGAGGCATCTTTCTTCCTGATGGAGAGGCTGTATCCCTTTATCCGGAACTCAACGGGATCGCCGAGCGGCGCTACCCGTATCGACTCGATGATCGCACCCGGGATGATCCCCATCTCAAGGAGCCGTTTTCGAAGCTGCCCTTTCGCCCGGACGCTTGCGATCCTGGCCTTCTCCCCGGTGATGACGGTATCAAGGGGTACAGGTGATGGATCCGGTGGACTCATTACTACTCTTTTGGTTGTTTGGGGAAGATAAGCCGGAGCCGAACATTCTTCGGTTTCCATAGAAAAACCGAGATCAGGGGGTGCGGTTATGCTGTAAAGACCGCCTCACTCCTCTTCTCCTGGATAAAGAAGAGCGTGACTGCCGCAGAGAGGAGGAGGGGTATCCAGAATGTGATGCACCGTGTCATGATGGCGACTGCGGCCGCATCGGGGAGCGCCATCCCGCCCGAGACGAGGACCAGGGCCATCGTCCCCTCAAAGGTGACGAGCCCACCGGGGAGGAGGGGGATCATGCTGACGAGGTACGCGGTGAAGGTGGCGATGATGATGACGATGGGGCTGACCTGGAAGCCGAGCAGGTATGCAACAAGATACACCTTCACCGGATAGAAGGCCCAGACGATGAAGGCGAGGAGATAGAGGGTCGCACTCTTCGTTGGATCCCTGACGATCTCTGCCGCCATCCCTGATGACCTGCTGAGAAATGATCGTGCGGCTTCTGTTCTGGTCCGCAGCCTCCCGATGATCGACTGATCCCTCCCCGTCTCCCGTACCTGCTCTCTCTCTCTGGTCCTGAAAAGGAGGAGATAGACGAGGCAGCAGCAGATCAGAAGTCCTGCAAAGGCTGAGTACACGACTGCCGGGAGATCCAGGATGAAGAGGGCGGCGACGATGGTGATGAGGCTGATGAGAAGGAACGGGACGAGGTAGAAGATCTTGCTCGCGATTGCCACACCCGTCACCTCCTGGTAGGAGAGGGCACTCTTCTTCTTCATCAGGTAGATCTTCATCGCCTCCCCGCCGAGTTTCACCGAGGGGGTGATACTCTCGATGAAGGTTCCTGCCATTGTGATCAGGAATACCGATGACTGGGTGATGGCTGCACTCTTCTCCCTCAGAAGGAGGTACCAGATGGTCGATGTGAGGTAGAGTGTTCCAAGCTGGAGGAGGGTCAGGGCGATCAGCCAGGGGAGGGTGATCCCGCTCATGATAGCCACCATCTCCCCAACCCCGATGGCAACGATGATCCCGGCTATCACGATGACGCCGAGGAGGAGGAGAAGGATCCGCCTCGCCGCCTCACCTCGCCGGGCCATCAGAGGATCACCGCCCCGATCTGGGCGATGAGCCCGCCGATCAGGAATGCCGCCCCGGTGGTCAGGATGAGTGCCGCAAGGGTGAATCTCATCCCGAAGTACCGGTACAGGATCGCAAGCATCGCCACACAGGGGACATAGAAGAGGGCGACGACGGACCCGACGACGAGCTGGAGGGTCGTGAGATCCATCTCAAGGAGCGGGAGGACCGTCAGCTCCTTCCGAAAGACCCCAAGCAGCAGCGGGACGGCCGCCTCTTCGGGGAGATGGAGCCATCCCCGGACGAGCGGGCTCATGACTGTTCCAAGCCGGGCCATCAGCCCCGTCTCATAGAGGATCGCCGCAACCGCAACCCCCCCGATGACCGGAAGGACCCCGTCAACAAGATAGTGTTTTATCCTCATCCAGAGTTTCTTTGCCAGAACCGATGCCTTCGGGAGGAGGAGATCGGGGATCTCCATCACCATCGGGGTCGGCCTTCCGGGGAGGAGCCGGTTGAGGACCGCCCCGGTGATGATGAGGGCAGCGACAGAGAGAAATGCGACAAAGATGAGTGCCGGGACTGATCGTACCGCAAGGAGCGAGATGAACGCCCCGGTCTGGGCCACACAGGGGACGCTCAGCGATACCATCAGGGCGATCATCATCTGGTTCTTCCGGGACGGGAGTGCCCGTGTCGATATGATCGCCGGTATGCCGCAGCCATAGCCAAGGAGGATCGGGATGATCGACGGGCCGGTGAGCCCGATCTTGCCGAGGAGGCCGTCAAGCATCACGCCGAGCCTCGGCATATAGCCGCTGTCCTCGAGGATGCTCAGCGCAAGGTAGAATGAGAGAATATACGGGAGGATCAGCGTAAACGGCCACTCGATACCTTTATTCAAAAACCCGTACTCCCCGATGAGGATATTCTGGAGGAGGCCCGGGGCGACGATCCCTGCAACCTGGGTATCGATCCAGGGGATGATGTATCCAAGAACTATCGGCTGAAGGATGAACCGCCGCAGCCCCATTCCCATCCCGACGATGATTGCCAGGACGCCGAGCAGGACGACGAATGCTACGGCAACGCCCGGCCATGGACGCATGATCGCATCCCCGATGATCTCACGCCGGGTTGGGGGCCGTTTCTCCGGTGCGCCGGTTACGGCTTCACGGATCCGCTCGGCCGCCTCCCATTCGGCAGGCACCTCTCTCTTCGGCTCTGCATCGAGCTTTCCCGAGAGGACCTCAATGATGGTGGATCTGAGTCTCTCAAGCCCTTCTCCGGAGAGGGCGGTCGTCGTCAGGACCGGGAGGCCGAGCTCGCGGGAGAGAGCGTCGGTATCGATCGCCCCCCCCTTCTCACAGAGGAGGTCCATACGGTTGATGACGAGGATCATCGGGAGGCGGTGCTCAAGGACCTGCAGGGCAAGGTAGATGCTCGACTCGAGGTTGCAGGCATCGAGGATCTGGACGACGAGGTCCGGGTCCCCCTCGAGCATTGCGCCTGCGACCTCCTCGGCATCATTTGATCCGGTGAGGGTGTAGGTGCCGGGGGTATCGATGATCCGTGCCTGGATGGTGCCGAGAACTGCCTTCCCTTCGGTATAATCGACGGTCGTGCCGGGATAGTTGGCCATCTCGACGGCCATCCCGCTCAGATTGTTGAAGATGACGCTCTTTCCGACATTCGGTGGGCCGACGAGGAGGATCAGGCTCTGCCTGCCACGGCCTTCCGGCTGATCCACCCGTCGGTCACCTCCGCCTCGGTAACAAAAATCCGGCGTGCAAACTCACGTGCCAGTGCCACCCTCCGCCCTTCAACGGAGAGGACGATCGGCCCCCCCATCGGGTGGCGACAATGGATGATCACCTCTTTTCCCGGTCTCAGTCCAAGGGGCGGGATGAGGGAGTAGTCAGGGATATGCCGGATCCTTGCCGGCCGGTCTGTTCCAAGATTCTCAAGGGAGATATGACTGGACCCCTCAGGGATCTCTTCAGGAAACGGTGCTCTTCTCATACAAACTGCCTCTTTTACCCGGTCTGTCGGTATTCTCCTGTGATGGTACTCTTCACCGAATGTCTCGGGGAGGATCTGCTCATAAAGCTCCGAAGATCTCTTCTCCCGCGGGTTGCGGTAGATGATCGCACCTCCCTCCCGCATCCCGGCAAGGAGGTTCTTCAGGACCTCCTCCTTTGGTGCGACATTGAGGGAGACCCAGATCGCATCGTAGCGGGAGGGATCGACCGACGCACCATCATCCTCGATGAAGGTGATATCCGCACCCGGTTTATGATACTCGGTGAACCTCCGGGCTGCCGCGATGGAGGCGGGGTCATTATCGACTCCGGTCACGGCATATCCTTTCTCTGCCAGGGCGAGTGCGGTGAAGGGGAGTGAGCCGCACCCGATATGAAGGATGGAGCTGCCGGGTTTCAGCCCTGCCAGCTCCACCTCGCAATCGACAACATCCGTGTAGAGGTACGTGCTGTAGAGATGGCCGAGTGCAGGCCACCTGCTCCCGATATCCTCGATCTTCTTTGTTACCTTTCCGATATTCGGAAGCCGGAGCCTGGTATTCTCCGAACCGAATGGTTCATTCCGGTACATCGATCTCATAGCTGGCCTCCCGTATAGAGGATCGAGCGGTCAAAGGTCTTCATTTTCTGTTCAACCCATGCAGAGATCCCCTCCTTTCCGGGGAGGGCGTCATATCTGCTGGTAAACTGCGGGCTCGGAGCCCGGAAGATGAACCGTGCCTCCGGAGCCCCCCTCTTCTGGAGGATCTCCAGGATCTCCTCCTTCGGGTGTGCCTGGAGTGCAACGATGGCCGCATCGAATCCTTCGGGGAGATCCAGGGCGGCATCCATGCAGATCACCCGGATCTGATCCGAGAGGCCCAGCCTCCGGATACAGGCTTTCGCGGCAGCGACGACATCGGGCTGGTAGTCGATTGCGATCACTTCGGCATGGCTCTGCCGTGCCAGGTGGATTGCGGTAAAGGGGACCGGTCCGCACCCGACGCTCAGAACCTGATCATCGGAAGAGATACCGGCGAGGGCAATCTCCCGTGCAACGACCTCACGGTATGGAAGGGCATAGATCTCTGAAAGAATACTGTTTTTGGATGCGATCATCTCGACCAGACTGGTAACCCTTGCGACCATTGAGTACCGCTTCATCCCTGTTGATTCTCTTGTTCGGAATAGATAACCCCGAGCCGAAGATGTTTCGGTTCCATTCCGATGATACGAATGATCTTCGGTTTCCAGAGAAAAACCGAAAGAAAAGAGGATGGTGATCAGGGGTTCTGATGGCGGAGTACCGGGAGTGCCGCACCGATGACCGGGTCCGGGAGGCGGCTGCCGTCGATCCCGACCGCCTCGTACAGAACCGCCTCGACGACGAGGTAGACGCGGCAGTCGGTCCTGAGGCAGCCGGTGATCGCATCCCGCCCCCTGCCGGCGGTTGCATGGAGGTGGAGGGAAGGGCCATCCTCTCCCGGATAGATGGTCGCGGTCCCGAGGCATTCCCAGCCCCCCTCGATCTCCTCATGGTGGGGGACCGGCGGAATGACCGGCTCCTCCGGGCCGGTGACGAGGCCTGCCCGTTTCAGTGCCCCAAAGAAGGTGATGGTCCCATGGCTGATCCCGTGGTCCCGTGCAAACCCGGTGAGGGTTGTGATCAGCTCCTCGCCGTCATCGATCCGGATGAAGAAGACCCGTCCGATCCTCCCTTCTGCATACTGCATATGGAATAGATCGGCACTGGTCAAAGAAGAGGGTTTGGATGACATATAGATAGAAGTAAGAAGGGGGGTGCCGATACCGGATCTGAATGGATGATACTGAAATGTTTCAGCCGCTTGGCGCTCCGGAACTCTCCCGGAGGATGAAGGAGATCGAGGCGAAGACGGGATGCTTCTCCCCTTTCCAGAAAGTACTCCTTGGCACGGACGGCTCGGTGACCCACCTCCTCTCCCTGGCGACGGAACGCGATATCGGGGTGGTCACCCGTCTCCAGGAGGTGATCCCCGCCGACCGGAGGGTTGCCGCCATCCTGAAGATCCGGGAGGGAGATCCCGTGAACCACCGGATCGTCGATCTCGGTGAAGGGGAGGATGGCCGGCCGCTCATCTATGCCATCTCGTATACCCCGCTTGAACGGCTTGCCCCGGAGATCGCAACTGATCTGATGAAGGCGGATATTCCCATCGGCAGGATCTTAAAACAGCACCGGATCGAGTCGAGGCGGGAGATCCTCTCGATCGAGTCGTATCCGGCCGATGCTCATCTCGCATCGGTCTTTGGGATCCTGCCGGGTGAGCCGCTCCTCTCCCGGCTGTACCGGATCATCCATAAGGATGCTCCACTGATGGCGATCACCGAGATCTTCCCCTCAAGCACCTTCGCCGATACCCGCCGGGTCATTGTGGATGCACCGGCCCGGCTCCATCTCGGCCTCATCGATCTGCATGGCGGGATCGGGAGGGTGGACGGCGGGATCGGGATCACGCTCGACCGCCCCCATCTCCTCGTCGAGGCACGGGCGGCCGGGACGGTCACCGTCACCGGGGGGGATGAGGAGAGCAGGCATCGGGCAGAAGAGGCTGCACGGGCGGTGATCGGGTTCTTCGGGCTGACCGGCGGGGCGGCGATCATCCTGCATACAATACTCCCCCGCCATACCGGCCTTGGAAGCGGAACCCAGATCGCTCTTGCGGCAGGGAAGGCGGTTGCAGAGCTTTATGGACGGGACGTATCTGCACTCGATCTTGCCGGGATCACCGGGAGGGGCGGGACATCCGGGATCGGGACGGCCGCTTTTGATTCCGGCGGATTCATCATCGACGGCGGCCACCGGTTCGGGGAAGGGGAGGAGAAGTCATCGTTTCGGCCATCCTCGGCATCACGGGGTGTTGCACCCGCCCCGGTCATCTTCAGGCATCCCTTCCCCGAGAAATTCGGGATCCTCCTCATCACCCCGGATACTCCGCCGGGTGCCTCTGATGAGAAGGAGGTCGATATCTTCTCTGCATGCTGCCCTGTCCCGCTTTCGGAGGTGCAGGAGATCTGTCACCGCGTCATGATACAGATGCTCCCTGCGATCATTGAAGAGGATATACATCGGTTCGGGGCGGCCGTGAACCGGCTCCAGGAGATCGGGTTCAAGCGCCATGAGATGGCGCTGCAGCATGAGGTTGTCCGGCGGCTGCCCGCCCTCCTCTGTGAGGCTGGGGCGTACGGGGCGGGCCTCTCCTCCTTCGGCCCGACGGTCTATGCCATCATCGAAAAAGGCGATACCGGGGTTGCCGATGCCGCCCGGCAGGCGCTTGCCGGGATCGGCGGGACGGTGGAGGAGGTTGCGGCGAGGAACACCGGTGCGATCATCAGGAAGGTCTGATCCGCTGCTGTGCTGATGTACGAGCGGACGGGGGTATGGTCCCCCTTCCCGGCCCCTCCGGAATCTCTATTATCCGGAGCCCCGCACTGGTAGCATATGATCATCATCGGCCATCGCGGGGCCCGTGCCATCCGGCCTGAGAATACCATTGCAGCACTTCAGGAAGGGGGCAGGTGTGCTGATTATGTTGAGATTGACCTCCGTATCAGCCGGGACGGGGTGCCGGTCGCCATCCATGATCCGACCCTGGATCGGACGACGGACGGGACCGGCCCGGTCTCTGCGTACACCCTTTCGGACCTTGTGCAGTATGATGCCGGGGAGGGGGAGGTGATCCCGACACTTGCGTCCGTCCTTGCCCTGGATCTTGGGGACTGCGGCCTTGTCATTGAGCTGAAGGAGGGGGGATATGAGGATCTGATCGCCGGGATGGTGCAGGCGAGTGGTCATACGAAGGTGATGATCGTCTCCTTTGATCCCGACTGCCTCCGGCGGATCGCCCCCCTGCTGCCGGATGCACGGATCGGGTATATCTTCCGGTCGATGGAGGGGGATCCGATCCAGGTGGCGTCCTCGTTCCCGGCCGCCGCCATCCTCCCCCGGTTTGACCTGATAGACGGGGATCTGGTCGCGGCAGCCCGTGCGGCCGGGCTTCTGGTCATCGGATGGACGCTCAATACCGACGAGGAGTTTGCAGGTGCGGTATTGCTTGGGATCGATGGTGTTGCGTCCGATGATCCCTGCCGTGCAAGGCAATATTATGATGGAGGAGGGATGAGATGATCCTGTATGATCAGACGACGGACGGCGGGATTCTCCTGCATCGTTCTTCTCCTCATCATCGCGGCCGCCGGATGCACCGCTCCGGATGGAGGGGATGAGATGCCGGTCCTTGTGACGATCACGGCTGAGGAGGCGATGCTGCTTCTTGA is from Methanocalculus alkaliphilus and encodes:
- a CDS encoding lysylphosphatidylglycerol synthase transmembrane domain-containing protein; translation: MARRGEAARRILLLLLGVIVIAGIIVAIGVGEMVAIMSGITLPWLIALTLLQLGTLYLTSTIWYLLLREKSAAITQSSVFLITMAGTFIESITPSVKLGGEAMKIYLMKKKSALSYQEVTGVAIASKIFYLVPFLLISLITIVAALFILDLPAVVYSAFAGLLICCCLVYLLLFRTREREQVRETGRDQSIIGRLRTRTEAARSFLSRSSGMAAEIVRDPTKSATLYLLAFIVWAFYPVKVYLVAYLLGFQVSPIVIIIATFTAYLVSMIPLLPGGLVTFEGTMALVLVSGGMALPDAAAVAIMTRCITFWIPLLLSAAVTLFFIQEKRSEAVFTA
- a CDS encoding PPC domain-containing DNA-binding protein is translated as MQYAEGRIGRVFFIRIDDGEELITTLTGFARDHGISHGTITFFGALKRAGLVTGPEEPVIPPVPHHEEIEGGWECLGTATIYPGEDGPSLHLHATAGRGRDAITGCLRTDCRVYLVVEAVLYEAVGIDGSRLPDPVIGAALPVLRHQNP
- a CDS encoding SAM-dependent methyltransferase; protein product: MKRYSMVARVTSLVEMIASKNSILSEIYALPYREVVAREIALAGISSDDQVLSVGCGPVPFTAIHLARQSHAEVIAIDYQPDVVAAAKACIRRLGLSDQIRVICMDAALDLPEGFDAAIVALQAHPKEEILEILQKRGAPEARFIFRAPSPQFTSRYDALPGKEGISAWVEQKMKTFDRSILYTGGQL
- a CDS encoding FeoA family protein, whose protein sequence is MASCPLSLIAPGTKAIVTMVNAGEGLRRRLYDLGLVPEANVTVVTADRGSIIVSVAGCRYALSRGMAMKILVAPEMVAV
- a CDS encoding FeoB small GTPase domain-containing protein — translated: MDQPEGRGRQSLILLVGPPNVGKSVIFNNLSGMAVEMANYPGTTVDYTEGKAVLGTIQARIIDTPGTYTLTGSNDAEEVAGAMLEGDPDLVVQILDACNLESSIYLALQVLEHRLPMILVINRMDLLCEKGGAIDTDALSRELGLPVLTTTALSGEGLERLRSTIIEVLSGKLDAEPKREVPAEWEAAERIREAVTGAPEKRPPTRREIIGDAIMRPWPGVAVAFVVLLGVLAIIVGMGMGLRRFILQPIVLGYIIPWIDTQVAGIVAPGLLQNILIGEYGFLNKGIEWPFTLILPYILSFYLALSILEDSGYMPRLGVMLDGLLGKIGLTGPSIIPILLGYGCGIPAIISTRALPSRKNQMMIALMVSLSVPCVAQTGAFISLLAVRSVPALIFVAFLSVAALIITGAVLNRLLPGRPTPMVMEIPDLLLPKASVLAKKLWMRIKHYLVDGVLPVIGGVAVAAILYETGLMARLGTVMSPLVRGWLHLPEEAAVPLLLGVFRKELTVLPLLEMDLTTLQLVVGSVVALFYVPCVAMLAILYRYFGMRFTLAALILTTGAAFLIGGLIAQIGAVIL
- a CDS encoding nicotianamine synthase family protein, producing the protein MRSMYRNEPFGSENTRLRLPNIGKVTKKIEDIGSRWPALGHLYSTYLYTDVVDCEVELAGLKPGSSILHIGCGSLPFTALALAEKGYAVTGVDNDPASIAAARRFTEYHKPGADITFIEDDGASVDPSRYDAIWVSLNVAPKEEVLKNLLAGMREGGAIIYRNPREKRSSELYEQILPETFGEEYHHRRIPTDRVKEAVCMRRAPFPEEIPEGSSHISLENLGTDRPARIRHIPDYSLIPPLGLRPGKEVIIHCRHPMGGPIVLSVEGRRVALAREFARRIFVTEAEVTDGWISRKAVAGRA
- a CDS encoding glycerophosphodiester phosphodiesterase; amino-acid sequence: MIIIGHRGARAIRPENTIAALQEGGRCADYVEIDLRISRDGVPVAIHDPTLDRTTDGTGPVSAYTLSDLVQYDAGEGEVIPTLASVLALDLGDCGLVIELKEGGYEDLIAGMVQASGHTKVMIVSFDPDCLRRIAPLLPDARIGYIFRSMEGDPIQVASSFPAAAILPRFDLIDGDLVAAARAAGLLVIGWTLNTDEEFAGAVLLGIDGVASDDPCRARQYYDGGGMR
- a CDS encoding beta-ribofuranosylaminobenzene 5'-phosphate synthase; amino-acid sequence: MDDTEMFQPLGAPELSRRMKEIEAKTGCFSPFQKVLLGTDGSVTHLLSLATERDIGVVTRLQEVIPADRRVAAILKIREGDPVNHRIVDLGEGEDGRPLIYAISYTPLERLAPEIATDLMKADIPIGRILKQHRIESRREILSIESYPADAHLASVFGILPGEPLLSRLYRIIHKDAPLMAITEIFPSSTFADTRRVIVDAPARLHLGLIDLHGGIGRVDGGIGITLDRPHLLVEARAAGTVTVTGGDEESRHRAEEAARAVIGFFGLTGGAAIILHTILPRHTGLGSGTQIALAAGKAVAELYGRDVSALDLAGITGRGGTSGIGTAAFDSGGFIIDGGHRFGEGEEKSSFRPSSASRGVAPAPVIFRHPFPEKFGILLITPDTPPGASDEKEVDIFSACCPVPLSEVQEICHRVMIQMLPAIIEEDIHRFGAAVNRLQEIGFKRHEMALQHEVVRRLPALLCEAGAYGAGLSSFGPTVYAIIEKGDTGVADAARQALAGIGGTVEEVAARNTGAIIRKV
- a CDS encoding FeoA family protein, which produces MSPPDPSPVPLDTVITGEKARIASVRAKGQLRKRLLEMGIIPGAIIESIRVAPLGDPVEFRIKGYSLSIRKKDASCIDVVMEVE